One segment of Brassica napus chloroplast, complete genome DNA contains the following:
- the rps2 gene encoding ribosomal protein S2 encodes MTKRYWNIDLEEMMRAGVHFGHGTRKWNPRMAPYISAKRKGIHIINLTRTARFLSEACDLVFDAASRGKQFLIVGTKNKAADLVSRAAIRARCHYVNKKWLGGMLTNWSTTEKRLHKFRDLRTEQKTEGFNRLPKRDAAVLKRQLSRLETYLGGIKYMTGLPDIVIIIDQQEEYTALRECITLGIPTISLIDTNCNPDLADISIPANDDAIASIRFILNKLVFAICEGRSSYIQNS; translated from the coding sequence ATGACAAAAAGATATTGGAACATCGATTTGGAAGAGATGATGAGAGCAGGAGTTCATTTTGGGCATGGTACTAGGAAATGGAATCCTAGAATGGCACCTTATATTTCTGCAAAGCGTAAAGGTATTCATATTATAAATCTGACTAGAACTGCTCGTTTTTTATCAGAAGCTTGTGATTTAGTTTTTGATGCAGCAAGTAGGGGAAAACAATTCTTAATTGTTGGGACAAAAAATAAAGCAGCTGATTTAGTGTCGCGGGCTGCAATAAGGGCTCGGTGTCATTATGTTAATAAAAAGTGGCTCGGCGGCATGTTAACAAATTGGTCTACTACAGAAAAAAGACTTCATAAGTTTAGGGACTTGAGAACTGAACAAAAGACAGAGGGATTCAACCGTCTTCCGAAAAGGGATGCAGCTGTGTTGAAGAGACAATTATCTCGCTTGGAAACATATCTAGGCGGGATTAAATATATGACGGGATTGCCTGATATTGTAATCATCATCGATCAGCAAGAAGAATATACGGCTCTTCGAGAATGTATAACTTTGGGAATTCCAACCATTTCTTTAATCGATACAAATTGTAATCCCGATCTCGCGGATATTTCTATTCCAGCAAATGATGACGCTATAGCTTCAATTCGATTCATTCTTAACAAATTAGTATTCGCAATTTGTGAGGGTCGTTCTAGCTATATACAAAATTCTTGA
- the rpoC2 gene encoding RNA polymerase beta'' subunit has translation MAERANLVFHNKVIDGTAIKRLISRLIDHFGMAYTSHILDQVKTLGFQQATATSISLGIDDLLTIPSKGWLVQDAEQQSLILEKHHHYGNVHAVEKLRQSIEIWYATSEYLRQEMNPNFRMTDPFNPVHMMSFSGARGNASQVHQLVGMRGLMSDPQGQMIDLPIQSNLREGLSLTEYIISCYGARKGVVDTAVRTSDAGYLTRRLVEVVQHIVVRRTDCGTIRGISVSPRNKSRMMSERIFIQTLIGRVLADDIYIGSRCVAFRNQDLGIGLVNRFITFGTQSISIRTPFTCRSTSWICRLCYGRSPTHGDLVELGEAVGIIAGQSIGEPGTQLTLRTFHTGGVFTGGTAEHVRAPYNGKIKFNEDLVHPTRTRHGHPAFLCYIDLSVIIESEDIIHSVTIPPKSFLLVQNDQYVESEQVIAEIREGTSTFHFKERVRKYIYSDSEGEMHWSTDVSHAPEFTYSNVHLLPKTSHLWILSGGSCGSSLILFSIHKDQDQMNIPFLSVERKSISSLSVNNDQVSKKFFSSDFSDKKKSGIPNYSELNGIVGTSHYNFIYSAIFHENSDLLAKRRRNRFLIPFQSIQEQAKEFIPHSGISIEIPINGIFRRNSIFAFFDDPRYRRKSSGILKYGTLKADSIVQKEDMIEYRGVQKFKTKYEMKVDRFFFIPEEVHILPESSAIMVQNYSIIGVDTRITLNIRSQVGGLIRVERKKKRIELKIFSGDIHFPDKTDKISRHSGILIPPGRGKTNSKESKNLKNWIYAQRITPTKKKFFVLVRPVATYEIMDSINLATLFPQDLFREKDNIQLRVFNYILYGNGKPTRGISDTSIQLVRTCLVLNWDQDNKNSSLEEVRAFVVEVSTKGLIRDFIRIGLVKSHISYIRKRNNPPDSGLISADSVNPFYSLSPKAGILQQSLRQNHGTIRMFRNKESQSLLILSSSNCFRIGPFNHVKYHNVINQSIKKKPLITIQNSSGPLGTAIQISNFYSFLPLLTYNQISVIKYLQLDNFKYIFQIIHSYLIDENGRIFNLDPYSNLVLNPFKLNWYFLHQNYNNYYCEETSTIISLGQFFCENLCIAKKEPYLKSGQVLIVQRDSVVIRSAKPYLATPGAKVHGHYREILYEGDTLVTFIYEKSRSGDITQGLPKVEQVLEVRSIDSISLNLEKRIKGWNRCITRILGIPWGFLIGAELTIVQSRISLVNKIQKVYRSQGVQIHNRHIEIIVRQITSKVLVSEEGMSNVFLPGELIGLLRAERTGRALEEAICYRAVLLGITRASLNTQSFISEASFQETARVLAKAALRGRIDWLKGLKENVVLGGVIPAGTGFNKGLVHCSRQHTNILFEKKTKNLSLLEGDMRDILFYHREFCDSSIYKSAFSRIE, from the coding sequence ATGGCGGAACGGGCCAATCTGGTATTTCACAATAAAGTGATAGATGGAACTGCTATTAAACGACTTATTAGCCGATTAATAGATCACTTCGGGATGGCATATACATCACACATCCTAGATCAAGTAAAGACTCTGGGTTTCCAGCAAGCAACTGCTACATCCATTTCATTAGGAATTGATGATCTTTTAACGATACCTTCTAAGGGCTGGCTTGTCCAAGATGCTGAACAACAAAGTTTGATTTTGGAAAAACACCATCATTATGGGAATGTACATGCGGTAGAAAAATTACGCCAATCTATTGAGATATGGTATGCTACAAGTGAATATTTGCGACAGGAAATGAATCCTAATTTTAGGATGACGGACCCTTTCAATCCAGTCCATATGATGTCTTTTTCGGGAGCTAGAGGAAATGCATCTCAAGTACATCAATTAGTAGGTATGAGAGGATTAATGTCGGATCCCCAAGGACAAATGATTGATTTACCTATTCAAAGCAATTTACGCGAAGGACTGTCTTTAACAGAATATATTATTTCTTGCTATGGAGCCCGTAAAGGAGTTGTAGATACTGCGGTCCGCACATCAGATGCTGGATATCTTACGCGTCGACTTGTTGAAGTAGTTCAACATATTGTTGTACGTCGAACGGATTGTGGCACTATCCGAGGGATTTCTGTGAGTCCTCGAAATAAAAGTCGGATGATGTCAGAAAGAATTTTTATCCAAACATTAATTGGTCGTGTCTTAGCAGACGATATATATATAGGTTCCCGATGTGTCGCCTTTCGAAATCAAGATCTTGGGATTGGACTTGTCAATCGATTCATAACCTTTGGAACACAATCAATATCTATTCGAACTCCCTTTACTTGTCGGAGTACATCTTGGATCTGTCGATTATGTTATGGCCGGAGTCCCACTCATGGTGACCTAGTTGAATTGGGGGAAGCTGTAGGTATTATTGCGGGTCAATCTATTGGCGAACCGGGGACTCAACTAACATTAAGAACTTTTCATACCGGTGGAGTATTTACAGGAGGTACTGCCGAACATGTACGAGCCCCTTATAATGGAAAAATCAAATTTAATGAGGATTTGGTTCATCCTACACGTACACGTCACGGGCATCCTGCCTTTCTATGTTATATAGACTTGTCTGTAATTATTGAGAGCGAAGATATTATACATAGCGTGACTATTCCACCAAAAAGTTTTCTTTTAGTTCAAAATGATCAATATGTGGAATCAGAACAAGTGATTGCTGAGATTCGCGAGGGAACATCCACTTTTCATTTTAAAGAGAGGGTTAGAAAATATATTTATTCTGACTCCGAGGGCGAAATGCATTGGAGTACTGATGTATCCCATGCACCCGAATTTACATATAGTAATGTCCATCTTTTACCAAAAACAAGTCATTTATGGATATTATCAGGAGGTTCTTGTGGATCTAGTCTAATTCTTTTTTCGATCCACAAAGATCAAGATCAAATGAACATACCCTTTCTTTCCGTCGAAAGAAAATCTATTTCTAGCCTCTCAGTGAATAATGATCAAGTGAGCAAAAAATTTTTCAGTTCAGATTTTTCTGATAAAAAAAAATCTGGGATTCCCAATTATTCAGAATTGAATGGAATCGTAGGTACTAGTCATTATAATTTCATATATTCTGCTATTTTTCATGAGAATTCGGATTTATTAGCAAAAAGGCGAAGAAATAGATTTCTCATTCCATTCCAATCGATTCAAGAGCAAGCGAAAGAGTTCATACCACATTCAGGTATCTCGATTGAAATACCCATAAATGGTATTTTCCGTAGAAACAGTATTTTTGCTTTTTTTGATGATCCTAGATACAGAAGAAAGAGTTCCGGAATTCTTAAATATGGAACTCTAAAGGCGGACTCAATCGTCCAAAAAGAGGATATGATTGAGTATCGAGGAGTCCAAAAATTTAAGACAAAATACGAAATGAAAGTAGATCGCTTTTTTTTCATTCCTGAGGAAGTGCATATTTTACCCGAATCCTCCGCCATAATGGTACAGAACTATAGTATCATTGGAGTCGATACACGAATCACTTTAAATATAAGAAGCCAAGTCGGCGGGTTGATCCGAGTGGAGAGAAAAAAAAAAAGGATTGAACTCAAAATATTTTCGGGGGATATCCATTTTCCGGACAAGACAGATAAGATATCCCGACATAGTGGCATCTTGATACCGCCAGGAAGGGGAAAAACAAACTCTAAAGAATCAAAAAATTTAAAAAATTGGATTTATGCCCAACGGATCACACCAACCAAGAAAAAGTTTTTTGTTTTGGTGCGGCCCGTAGCTACCTATGAGATAATGGACAGTATAAATTTAGCAACACTCTTCCCACAAGATCTCTTTCGGGAAAAGGATAATATTCAACTTCGAGTTTTCAACTATATCCTTTATGGAAATGGTAAACCAACTCGAGGAATTTCTGACACAAGTATTCAATTGGTTCGCACTTGTTTAGTCTTGAATTGGGACCAAGACAACAAAAATTCTTCCCTCGAGGAGGTCCGCGCTTTCGTTGTTGAAGTAAGTACAAAGGGTTTGATTCGAGATTTCATAAGAATTGGCTTAGTGAAATCCCATATTTCGTATATAAGAAAAAGAAATAATCCGCCGGATTCGGGATTGATCTCTGCAGATTCCGTGAATCCGTTTTATTCGCTTTCTCCCAAGGCTGGCATTCTTCAACAATCGCTTAGACAAAATCATGGAACTATTCGTATGTTCAGAAATAAGGAATCCCAATCTTTGTTAATTTTATCATCCTCTAATTGTTTTAGAATCGGTCCATTTAATCATGTAAAATATCACAATGTTATAAACCAATCAATAAAAAAAAAACCTCTAATTACAATTCAAAATTCGTCGGGCCCCTTAGGAACAGCCATTCAAATTTCGAATTTTTATTCATTTTTGCCTTTACTAACTTATAATCAGATCTCTGTAATTAAATATTTGCAACTTGATAACTTCAAATATATTTTTCAAATAATTCACTCTTATTTAATAGATGAAAACGGAAGAATTTTTAATCTAGATCCATACAGTAACCTTGTTTTGAATCCATTCAAATTGAATTGGTATTTTCTTCATCAAAATTATAATAATTATTATTGTGAGGAAACGTCCACAATAATAAGTCTTGGACAATTTTTTTGTGAAAATCTATGTATAGCCAAAAAAGAACCATACCTAAAATCGGGTCAAGTTTTAATTGTTCAAAGGGATTCTGTAGTAATAAGATCCGCTAAGCCCTATTTGGCTACTCCGGGAGCAAAAGTTCACGGGCATTATAGAGAAATTCTTTACGAAGGGGATACATTAGTTACATTTATATATGAAAAATCGAGATCCGGTGATATAACCCAAGGTCTTCCAAAAGTAGAACAGGTGTTAGAAGTCCGCTCGATTGATTCAATATCACTGAACTTAGAAAAGCGGATTAAGGGTTGGAACAGGTGTATAACAAGAATTCTTGGAATTCCTTGGGGATTCTTGATTGGTGCTGAGCTAACTATAGTGCAAAGTCGTATTTCTTTGGTTAATAAGATTCAAAAGGTTTATCGATCCCAGGGGGTGCAGATTCATAATAGGCATATCGAAATTATTGTACGTCAAATAACATCAAAAGTTTTGGTTTCAGAAGAGGGAATGTCTAATGTTTTTTTACCTGGAGAATTGATTGGATTGTTACGAGCAGAACGCACGGGGCGTGCTTTAGAAGAAGCAATCTGTTATCGAGCCGTTTTATTAGGAATAACTCGAGCATCTTTGAATACTCAAAGTTTTATATCCGAAGCAAGTTTTCAAGAAACTGCTAGAGTTTTAGCAAAAGCTGCTCTTCGGGGTCGTATCGATTGGTTGAAAGGCCTGAAAGAAAATGTTGTTCTAGGGGGTGTGATCCCCGCCGGGACCGGGTTCAACAAAGGATTGGTGCATTGTTCACGGCAACATACCAATATTCTTTTTGAAAAAAAAACAAAGAATTTATCTTTATTAGAGGGAGATATGAGAGATATTTTATTTTATCACAGGGAATTTTGTGACTCTTCTATTTACAAATCTGCCTTTTCTAGAATTGAATAA
- the rpoC1 gene encoding RNA polymerase beta' subunit, translating to MIDRYKHQQLRIGLVSPQQISAWATKKIPNGEIVGEVTKPYTFHYKTNKPEKDGLFCERIFGPIKSGICACGNYRVIGDEKEDSQFCEQCGVEFVDSRIRRYQMGYIKLTCPVTHVWYLKRLPSYIANLLDKPLKELEGLVYCDFSFARPITKKPTFLRLRGSFEYEIQSWKYSIPLFFTTQGFDIFRNREISTGAGAIREQLADLDLRIIIENSLVEWKQLGEEGPTGNEWEDRKIVRRKDFLVRRMELAKHFIRTNIEPEWMILCLLPVLPPELRPIIQIEGGKLMSSDINELYRRVIYRNNTLTDLLTTSRSTPGELVMCQEKLVQEAVDTLLDNGIRGQPMRDGHNKVYKSFSDVIEGKEGRFRETLLGKRVDYSGRSVIVVGPSLSLHRCGLPREIAIELFQTFVIRGLIRQHLASNIGVAKSQIREKKPIVWEILQEVMQGHPVLLNRAPTLHRLGIQSFQPILVEGRTICLHPLVCKGFNADFDGDQMAVHVPLSLEAQAEARLLMFSHMNLLSPAIGDPISVPTQDMLIGLYVLTSGTRRGICANRYNPCNRKNYQNERIYETNYKYMKEPFFCNSYDAIGAYRQKRINLDSPLWLRWQLDQRVIASKEVPIEVHYESFGNYHEIYAHYLIVRSVKKQTFCIYIRTTVGHISFYREIEEAIQGFSQACSYDT from the exons ATGATCGATCGGTATAAACATCAACAACTCCGAATTGGATTAGTTTCTCCTCAGCAAATAAGTGCTTGGGCCACTAAAAAAATACCTAATGGAGAGATAGTTGGAGAGGTGACAAAACCCTATACTTTTCATTACAAAACCAATAAACCGGAAAAAGATGGATTATTTTGTGAAAGGATTTTTGGGCCTATAAAGAGTGGAATTTGCGCTTGTGGAAATTATCGAGTGATCGGAGATGAAAAAGAAGACTCGCAATTTTGTGAACAATGTGGAGTTGAATTTGTTGATTCTCGGATACGAAGATATCAAATGGGATACATAAAACTGACATGTCCTGTAACTCATGTATGGTATTTGAAACGTCTTCCTAGTTATATTGCGAATCTTTTAGATAAACCTCTTAAAGAATTAGAAGGTCTAGTATACTGCGAT TTTTCTTTTGCTAGGCCCATAACGAAAAAACCTACTTTCTTACGATTACGAGGTTCATTTGAATATGAAATTCAATCCTGGAAATACAGCATCCCACTTTTTTTTACTACTCAAGGTTTCGATATATTTAGAAATCGAGAAATTTCTACTGGGGCGGGTGCTATCCGAGAACAATTAGCCGATTTAGATTTGCGAATTATTATAGAAAATTCGTTGGTAGAATGGAAACAATTAGGAGAAGAAGGTCCCACGGGGAATGAATGGGAAGATCGAAAAATTGTAAGAAGAAAAGATTTTTTAGTTAGACGTATGGAATTAGCTAAGCATTTTATTCGAACAAATATAGAACCGGAATGGATGATTTTATGTCTCTTACCGGTTCTGCCTCCCGAGTTGAGACCCATCATTCAGATAGAAGGGGGTAAACTGATGAGTTCAGATATTAATGAACTCTATAGAAGAGTTATCTATCGGAACAATACTCTTACTGATCTATTAACAACAAGTAGATCTACACCAGGGGAATTAGTAATGTGTCAGGAAAAATTGGTACAAGAAGCCGTGGATACACTTCTTGATAATGGAATCCGTGGACAACCCATGAGGGATGGTCATAATAAGGTTTACAAGTCATTTTCAGATGTAATTGAAGGAAAAGAGGGAAGATTTCGCGAGACTCTGCTTGGCAAACGGGTCGATTATTCGGGGCGTTCGGTGATTGTCGTTGGACCCTCACTTTCATTACATCGCTGTGGATTGCCTCGCGAAATAGCAATAGAGCTCTTCCAGACATTTGTAATTCGTGGTCTAATTAGACAACATCTGGCTTCGAACATAGGAGTTGCTAAGAGTCAAATTCGTGAAAAAAAGCCGATTGTCTGGGAAATCCTTCAAGAAGTTATGCAGGGGCATCCCGTATTACTGAATAGAGCACCTACTCTACATAGATTAGGCATACAGTCATTCCAACCCATTTTAGTGGAAGGACGCACTATTTGTTTACATCCATTAGTTTGTAAGGGGTTCAATGCAGACTTTGATGGGGATCAAATGGCTGTTCATGTGCCTTTATCTTTAGAAGCTCAAGCAGAGGCTCGTTTACTTATGTTTTCTCATATGAATCTCTTATCTCCAGCTATTGGAGATCCCATTTCTGTACCGACTCAAGATATGCTGATTGGACTCTATGTATTAACGAGCGGCACTCGTCGAGGTATTTGTGCAAACAGATATAATCCATGTAATCGAAAAAACTATCAAAATGAAAGAATTTACGAAACAAACTATAAGTATATGAAAGAACCCTTTTTTTGCAATTCCTATGATGCAATTGGAGCTTATCGGCAGAAAAGAATCAATTTAGATAGTCCTTTGTGGCTTCGGTGGCAATTAGATCAACGCGTTATTGCTTCAAAAGAAGTTCCTATCGAAGTTCACTATGAATCTTTTGGTAACTATCATGAGATTTATGCACACTATCTGATAGTAAGAAGTGTAAAAAAACAAACTTTTTGTATATATATTCGAACCACAGTTGGTCATATTTCTTTTTATCGAGAAATCGAGGAAGCTATACAAGGTTTTTCTCAAGCTTGTTCATATGATACCTAA
- the rpoB gene encoding RNA polymerase beta subunit, which yields MLGDGKEGTSTIPGFNQIQFEGFYRFIDQGLIEELSQFPKIEDIDHEIEFQLFVETYQLVEPLIKERDAVYELLTYSSELYVSAGLIWKTNRNMQEQRIFIGNIPLMNSLGTSIVNGIYRVVINQILQSPGIYYQSELDHNGISVYTGTIISDWGGRLELEIDKKARIWARVSRKQKISILVLSSAMGSNLREILENVCYPEIFLSFLTDKEKKKIGSKENAILEFYQQFSCVGGDPIFSESLCKELQKKFFHQRCELGRIGRRNINWRLNLNIPQNNIFLLPRDILAAADLPIPNFIPIKTLDDMNHLKNKRIRSVADLLQDQLGLALARLENVVKGTIGGAIRHKLIPTPQNLVTSTPLTTTYESFFGLHPLSQVLDRTNPLTQIVHGRKLSYLGPGGLTGRTANFRIRDIHPSHYGRICPIDTSEGINVGLIGSLSIHARIGDWGSLESPFYELVEKSKKARIRMLFLSPSQDEYYMIAAGNSLALNRGIQEEQAVPARYRQEFLTIAWEEVHLRSIFPFQYFSIGASLIPFIEHNDANRALMSSNMQRQAVPLSRSEKCIVGTGLERQVALDSGVPAIAEHEGKILYTDTEKIILSGNENTLSIPLIMYQRSNKNTCMHQKPQVRRGKCIKKGQILADGAATVGGELALGKNILVAYMPWEGYNFEDAVLISECLVYGDIYTSFHIRKYEIQTHVTTQGPERITKEIPHLEGRLLRNLDKNGIVMLGSWVETGDILVGKLTPQMAKESSYAPEDRLLRAILGIQVSTSKETCLKLPIGGRGRVIDVRWVQKKGGSSYNPEIIRVYISQKREIKVGDKVAGRHGNKGIISKILPRQDMPYLQDGRPVDMVFNPLGVPSRMNVGQIFECSLGLAGSLLDRHYRIAPFDERYEQEASRKLVFSELYEASKQTANPWVFEPEYPGKSRIFDGRTGDPFEQPVIIGKPYILKLIHQVDDKIHGRSSGHYALVTQQPLRGRSKQGGQRVGEMEVWALEGFGVAHILQEMLTYKSDHIRARQEVLGTTIIGGTIPKPEDAPESFRLLVRELRSLALELNHFLVSEKNFQINRKEV from the coding sequence ATGCTCGGGGATGGAAAAGAGGGAACATCTACAATACCCGGATTTAATCAGATACAATTTGAAGGGTTTTATCGGTTTATTGATCAGGGTTTAATAGAAGAACTTTCGCAATTTCCAAAAATTGAAGATATAGATCACGAAATTGAATTTCAATTATTTGTGGAAACATATCAATTGGTAGAACCTCTGATAAAAGAACGAGATGCTGTCTATGAATTACTTACATATTCTTCTGAATTATATGTATCCGCGGGATTAATTTGGAAAACCAATAGGAATATGCAAGAACAAAGAATTTTTATTGGAAACATTCCTTTAATGAATTCCCTTGGAACTTCTATAGTAAACGGAATATACCGAGTTGTGATCAATCAAATATTACAAAGTCCTGGTATCTATTACCAGTCAGAATTGGATCATAACGGGATTTCGGTCTATACCGGCACCATAATATCAGATTGGGGGGGCAGGCTAGAATTAGAGATTGATAAAAAAGCAAGAATATGGGCTCGTGTGAGTAGGAAACAGAAAATATCTATTCTAGTTCTATCATCAGCTATGGGTTCGAATCTAAGAGAAATTCTAGAGAATGTTTGCTACCCTGAAATTTTCTTATCTTTCTTAACCGATAAGGAGAAAAAAAAAATTGGGTCAAAAGAAAATGCTATTTTGGAGTTTTATCAACAATTTTCTTGTGTAGGTGGGGATCCAATATTTTCTGAATCCTTATGTAAGGAATTACAAAAAAAATTCTTTCACCAAAGGTGTGAATTGGGGAGGATTGGTCGCCGAAATATTAACTGGAGACTTAATCTTAATATACCTCAGAACAATATATTTTTGTTACCACGAGATATATTAGCAGCTGCCGATCTACCCATTCCAAATTTCATCCCAATCAAAACACTTGATGATATGAATCATTTGAAAAATAAACGTATTCGCTCTGTAGCGGATCTTTTACAAGACCAGCTCGGGTTGGCTCTGGCTCGTTTAGAAAATGTAGTTAAGGGAACTATAGGCGGAGCAATTAGGCATAAATTGATACCTACTCCTCAGAATTTGGTAACTTCAACTCCGTTAACAACTACTTATGAATCCTTTTTCGGATTACATCCATTATCTCAAGTTTTGGATCGCACTAATCCATTGACACAAATCGTTCATGGGAGAAAGTTGAGTTATTTGGGCCCTGGCGGATTAACAGGGCGAACTGCTAATTTTCGAATACGAGATATCCATCCTAGTCACTACGGGCGTATTTGCCCCATTGACACGTCTGAAGGAATCAATGTGGGACTTATTGGATCTTTATCAATTCATGCCAGGATTGGTGATTGGGGGTCGTTAGAAAGTCCGTTTTATGAACTCGTTGAGAAATCAAAAAAGGCGCGGATACGGATGCTTTTTTTATCACCAAGTCAAGATGAATATTATATGATAGCGGCAGGAAATTCTTTGGCTCTTAATCGGGGCATTCAAGAAGAACAGGCTGTACCAGCTCGATACCGCCAAGAATTTTTGACTATCGCATGGGAAGAGGTTCATCTTCGAAGCATTTTTCCTTTCCAATATTTTTCCATTGGAGCTTCCCTAATTCCTTTTATCGAACATAATGATGCGAATCGAGCTTTAATGAGTTCTAATATGCAACGTCAAGCAGTTCCACTTTCTCGGTCCGAAAAGTGCATTGTTGGAACTGGATTGGAACGCCAAGTGGCTTTAGATTCGGGGGTTCCCGCTATAGCCGAACACGAGGGAAAAATCCTTTATACTGACACTGAGAAGATAATTTTATCGGGAAATGAGAATACTTTAAGTATTCCATTAATTATGTATCAACGCTCAAACAAAAATACTTGTATGCATCAAAAACCTCAGGTTCGCCGGGGTAAATGTATTAAAAAGGGACAGATTTTAGCAGATGGTGCTGCTACAGTTGGTGGGGAACTCGCCTTGGGGAAAAATATATTAGTGGCTTATATGCCATGGGAAGGATACAATTTTGAAGATGCGGTACTCATTAGTGAGTGTCTAGTATATGGTGATATTTATACTTCTTTCCACATACGGAAATATGAAATTCAGACGCATGTGACAACCCAAGGTCCTGAAAGGATCACTAAGGAAATACCGCATCTAGAGGGCCGTTTACTCCGAAATTTAGACAAAAATGGAATTGTGATGCTAGGATCGTGGGTTGAAACGGGTGATATTTTAGTAGGTAAATTAACGCCTCAGATGGCGAAAGAATCCTCGTATGCTCCGGAAGATAGATTATTACGGGCCATACTTGGCATTCAGGTATCGACTTCAAAAGAAACTTGTTTAAAATTGCCCATAGGTGGTAGAGGTCGAGTTATTGATGTGAGATGGGTTCAGAAAAAGGGGGGTTCAAGTTATAACCCCGAAATAATTCGTGTATATATTTCACAGAAACGTGAAATCAAAGTAGGTGATAAAGTAGCCGGAAGACATGGAAATAAAGGTATCATTTCCAAAATTTTGCCTAGACAGGATATGCCTTATTTGCAAGACGGGAGACCCGTGGATATGGTCTTCAACCCATTAGGAGTACCCTCACGCATGAATGTAGGACAGATATTTGAATGCTCGCTTGGGTTAGCGGGAAGTTTGCTAGATAGACATTATCGAATAGCCCCTTTTGATGAGAGATATGAACAAGAGGCTTCGAGAAAACTCGTATTTTCTGAATTATATGAAGCTAGTAAGCAAACAGCCAATCCATGGGTATTTGAACCCGAGTATCCAGGAAAAAGCCGCATTTTTGATGGAAGAACGGGAGATCCTTTTGAACAGCCTGTGATAATAGGAAAGCCCTATATCTTGAAATTAATTCATCAGGTTGATGATAAAATACACGGACGTTCTAGTGGACATTATGCACTTGTTACACAACAACCCCTTAGAGGCCGTTCTAAGCAGGGGGGGCAGCGGGTAGGCGAAATGGAGGTTTGGGCTCTAGAGGGGTTTGGTGTTGCTCATATTTTACAAGAGATGCTTACTTATAAATCTGATCATATTAGAGCTCGCCAAGAAGTACTTGGTACCACTATCATTGGAGGAACAATACCTAAACCAGAAGATGCTCCAGAATCTTTTCGATTACTTGTTCGAGAACTACGATCTTTGGCTCTGGAACTGAATCATTTCCTTGTATCTGAGAAGAATTTCCAGATTAATAGGAAGGAAGTTTAA
- the petN gene encoding cytochrome b6/f complex subunit VIII has translation MDIVSLAWAGLMVVFTFSLSLVVWGRSGL, from the coding sequence ATGGATATAGTAAGTCTCGCATGGGCTGGTTTAATGGTAGTTTTTACATTTTCCCTCTCTCTCGTAGTGTGGGGAAGAAGTGGACTCTAG
- the psbM gene encoding photosystem II protein M, whose product MEVNILAFIATALFILVPTAFLLIIYVKTVSQNN is encoded by the coding sequence ATGGAAGTCAATATTCTTGCATTTATTGCTACTGCACTCTTCATTCTCGTTCCTACTGCTTTTTTGCTTATAATTTACGTAAAAACGGTTAGTCAAAATAATTAA